The window GCATCCGTGCCCTTGGTCCTGATCTGTGCCTGGGTGGCAGCGGCGCAGATCTGGACGCAGCCAGGTGAATGGTCGGCGAAGTCGGCGATGCTCTTTGTTGCCATCGGATTGAGCGTGAGCGGCTATCTGGTCGTCCATGCCTTGCTGCGGTCTGAAGAACTTGGTTTGGTCTGGGGCATGGTGCGAAAAAAAATGGGTCGAGTCATCGGCCGCTGAGGTTGCATATGAGCCGGGCGATCATCTTTAAATCACGATGGGGTTGGATGGCTTTGTCCGAAACGGCAAAGGGGATCGATTCCCTGGTGTTGCCGAAGGCCTCGCGCCTGGCCGCGCTGTCCGAGTTGCAGTCTGGCTCGATCGAACTGCCGGCCGGCCAGGCCTCGCCGCGATTGCGTGAGGCGCGGACGCAACTGACCGATTATCTGGCGGGAACACGAACATCGTTCGATCTGCCGCTGGACCTTTCACGAGGGACGACTTTTCAACGGAAGGTCTGGCGAGTTCTCCAGCGTATCTCTTGCGGCCAGCTGCGGTCCTATCAATGGGTGGCCCTTCGCGTAGGGGGCAGACAGTATGCCCGCGCCGTCGGCAATGCCGTGGGGGCGAATCCGATGCCGATCCTGGTTCCTTGCCATCGAATCGTGGCGCAGGATCAGTCGCTCGGAGGATTCTCGGGAGGCTTGTCCACGAAACGAAAATTGCTCACCCTCGAAGGAACCCTGGCGCAGCTGAGACCGGCAAAAACTGATCGACGCTCAAGTCTGTCTCGCGAAGACCGATAGAAGGATCAGAGGGCAGATATCGTCAGATAGACCAACATCTGCTATATTGAGGTGAAACGTTTTCGAAGATGCGAGAGGTGGAAATGGGAACGCAAGTTTCGCCACGGCATCCGCTTCGTCAGTTGTTCGGCGCCCTGACCGAGAAGAGCTTTACGGAGCATCTCGGGTGGCCCGACCCCAACGTCACCAGCTACGTCTCCAACCTGCTCGTCGATTTTACCCATACTGACCAGCTTTATAAAATCAGAAACCAGGAAGACCGACCGGTCGATACGGTGGTGGACCTCTTGTTTG of the Nitrospirota bacterium genome contains:
- a CDS encoding methylated-DNA--[protein]-cysteine S-methyltransferase, which gives rise to MALSETAKGIDSLVLPKASRLAALSELQSGSIELPAGQASPRLREARTQLTDYLAGTRTSFDLPLDLSRGTTFQRKVWRVLQRISCGQLRSYQWVALRVGGRQYARAVGNAVGANPMPILVPCHRIVAQDQSLGGFSGGLSTKRKLLTLEGTLAQLRPAKTDRRSSLSREDR